One Polaribacter sp. KT25b DNA segment encodes these proteins:
- a CDS encoding HdeD family acid-resistance protein, producing the protein MATTIISSAQSVVKNWWISLLLGILYIIAGVWVFQTPIASYVSLSIVFSVFIFVSGISQIIFSISNKDDIEGWGWYLAGGILDLMVGILLISHPLMTMTILPFYVGFWLLFQGFMVIGLSFQFKSADVPNWGWLLFLGIMTLLFSFLLLANPIFAGLSIIYMTAFAFISAGISRIFLAIGLKKVKNTFK; encoded by the coding sequence ATGGCAACTACAATTATAAGTTCAGCACAATCTGTAGTAAAAAATTGGTGGATTTCTTTATTACTAGGAATTCTATACATTATTGCAGGAGTTTGGGTTTTTCAAACACCAATAGCAAGTTATGTGTCATTAAGTATTGTTTTTAGTGTATTCATATTTGTTTCAGGTATTTCTCAAATTATATTTTCAATTTCTAATAAAGATGATATTGAAGGTTGGGGTTGGTATCTCGCAGGTGGTATTTTAGATTTAATGGTAGGAATATTATTAATCTCTCATCCATTAATGACAATGACAATTTTACCATTTTACGTTGGTTTCTGGTTATTATTTCAAGGTTTTATGGTTATTGGTTTGTCCTTTCAATTTAAATCTGCTGATGTACCTAACTGGGGATGGCTTTTGTTTTTAGGAATTATGACTTTACTGTTTTCATTTCTTCTATTAGCGAACCCAATTTTTGCGGGTTTAAGTATTATTTATATGACTGCTTTTGCCTTTATAAGTGCAGGTATATCTAGAATATTTCTAGCAATTGGTTTAAAAAAAGTTAAGAACACTTTTAAATAA
- a CDS encoding oleate hydratase: protein MKVKTKETKAYLVGGGIGSMAAASFMIRDAKIPGENITIYEELPVLGGVLDAAGNAESGYSMRGGRMLCADIYECMWSLMKTIPSLTDPNKSVYDETVEFNKVVKTDAHARIINKNRAVPDLSSLGLSMHNRFELLRLLETSEEKLGNDRITDWLSPELLESNFWYMWITSFAFEPWHSAVEFKRYMHRFLKQFTQIATMGGISRTVYNEYDSIVRPLEAWLVEKGVKILKGHKVTDLNLDFDDEDGKWAVNKLEYVYKGKTETIPISKNDLVFFQNGSMGDATSIGSMTSPPKHLTKEDSKGWVLWEKLAKGRPEFGNPAVFNSSIPESNWESFIVTLKDPVFFDKMEELTGNKHGTGALVTFKDSNWLLSIVLKHQRRYPQQPDGVQVFWGYSLRPDRIGDFVSKSMTDCNGKDILKEICGHLRFDMDEVFSKATCIPCKMPYITSMFMPRTNTDRPLPVPKTSRNLAFVSQFVEIPYDTVFTVEYSVRAAQMAVYELLDIDLEIPPITRHDKNLKVNLEAALRTLKN from the coding sequence ATGAAAGTAAAAACAAAAGAAACTAAAGCCTATTTAGTAGGTGGAGGTATCGGATCTATGGCAGCTGCTTCATTTATGATCAGAGATGCTAAGATTCCTGGAGAAAATATTACAATTTATGAAGAATTACCTGTATTGGGTGGTGTTTTGGATGCAGCTGGTAATGCAGAAAGTGGTTACTCAATGCGCGGAGGACGTATGTTATGTGCGGATATTTATGAGTGCATGTGGTCACTAATGAAAACGATTCCATCATTAACAGACCCTAATAAATCTGTTTATGATGAAACTGTAGAATTCAATAAAGTAGTTAAAACAGATGCTCATGCACGTATTATCAATAAAAATCGTGCAGTTCCTGATCTTTCTTCATTGGGTTTATCAATGCACAATCGTTTTGAACTTTTGAGACTATTAGAAACTAGTGAGGAAAAACTTGGTAATGATAGAATTACAGATTGGTTATCGCCAGAACTTTTAGAATCAAATTTTTGGTACATGTGGATTACGTCATTTGCTTTTGAACCTTGGCATAGTGCTGTAGAGTTTAAACGCTATATGCATCGTTTTTTAAAGCAGTTTACACAAATTGCAACTATGGGAGGGATTTCACGTACCGTATACAATGAATATGATTCAATTGTACGTCCTCTAGAAGCATGGTTGGTAGAAAAAGGAGTTAAGATTTTAAAAGGACACAAGGTTACCGACTTAAATCTCGATTTTGATGATGAAGATGGCAAATGGGCTGTAAATAAGCTAGAATACGTTTATAAAGGAAAAACAGAAACGATTCCTATTAGTAAGAATGATTTGGTGTTTTTCCAAAATGGTTCTATGGGAGACGCAACTAGTATTGGGTCAATGACAAGCCCACCAAAACATTTAACAAAAGAAGATAGTAAAGGTTGGGTGCTATGGGAAAAACTTGCAAAAGGACGTCCAGAATTTGGAAATCCTGCTGTATTTAATTCTAGCATACCAGAATCTAATTGGGAGTCATTTATCGTAACCTTAAAAGACCCTGTGTTTTTTGATAAAATGGAAGAATTAACAGGTAACAAACATGGTACAGGTGCACTAGTTACTTTCAAAGATTCAAATTGGTTATTGTCAATAGTACTTAAACACCAAAGACGTTACCCACAACAACCAGATGGTGTACAAGTGTTTTGGGGCTATTCTTTAAGACCAGATCGCATTGGTGACTTTGTTAGTAAATCAATGACAGATTGTAATGGTAAAGATATTCTCAAAGAAATTTGTGGTCACCTTCGCTTTGATATGGATGAGGTGTTTTCAAAAGCAACTTGTATTCCTTGCAAAATGCCATATATCACTAGTATGTTTATGCCTCGTACAAATACGGATAGACCATTACCAGTGCCAAAAACATCAAGAAATTTGGCCTTTGTAAGTCAGTTTGTAGAAATACCATACGATACTGTTTTTACCGTTGAATATTCTGTTAGAGCAGCACAGATGGCAGTTTATGAATTATTGGATATTGATTTGGAAATTCCACCAATTACACGACACGACAAAAATTTAAAAGTGAATCTTGAAGCAGCTCTTAGAACATTAAAAAATTAA